One stretch of Pelmatolapia mariae isolate MD_Pm_ZW linkage group LG3_W, Pm_UMD_F_2, whole genome shotgun sequence DNA includes these proteins:
- the ppargc1a gene encoding peroxisome proliferator-activated receptor gamma coactivator 1-alpha isoform X3: MAWDRCNQDSVWRELECAALVGEDQPLCPDLPELDLSELDVSDLDADSFLGGLKWYSDQSEIISAQYGNEASNLFEKIDEENEANLLAVLTETLDSIPVDEDGLPSFEALADGDVTNASDQSCPSSPDGSPRTPEPEEPSLLKKLLLAPANSQLSYNQYTGGKAQNHAASSNHRIRPPPAVVKTESPWNGKARGGSSQQNRPVRRPCTELLKYLTATDDILLHAKASEAKSAWGGASSRDKSGMGLGASSSSSSPSSSSTSSFSSLSSTSSSSSSTTSKKKPAVPSHQQQQQQPPQQHHQRGESRAGGECSMAGLGAGKWQRCAHDDGFEESEGATIPVGHRSSACGHARPKLEHGPPSEEGRPPGDAGRLAAARFISDYKGSPFENKTTERTLSVEIAGTPGLTPPTTPPHKASQENPFKASLKTKLSSCSSSALACKRARLSELGPGALAPAPGASGRGPTRKGPEQTELYAQLSKATTTLPYSVTQHAVGGGLEEYRSTGNTKRATPRNYSDHDYCQATAGNKKDGGSATVTTTTAVKMTFTSGATDAPVPAEGKVESRHVECKDSAMPPSSSSFPPSSASPGFLAKQQSFGSVDGEAGQVRGLGEHALTQTAQIPSQEATIDRDQHNLCATSRKLLCDQEIRAELNKHFGYPLQALYTPGGQEKESSSKTNNATAPQSLEGGENDCYPQRLPASSYLHPGFLAFHDELELDESRESRFLFPWEGTPLDLLFDCAPCSPSSSPPSSCSPSRGSISPPSSLLLSPSRPSCWAGSGSRSRSRSQSGSRSSSSRYRRRSLSSSPDRRPSSWSRHSTDLNAFRSRNHKSPHPQPRSPLSRRPRYDSYEEYQHERLKREEYRRDYEKQEFERAEQRERQRQKAVEERRVVYVGRLRSDCTRTELKRRFELFGEIEECAVNLRDDGDNFGFITYRYTCDAFAALENGHTLRRSNEPQFELCFGGQKQFCKSHYTDLDSHSDDFDPASTKSKYDSMDFDSLLREAQHSLRR, translated from the exons ATGGCGTGGGACAGGTGTAACCAGGACTCGGTGTGGAGAGAATTAGAG TGTGCTGCCTTGGTTGGTGAAGACCAGCCCCTCTGCCCAGACTTACCTGAACTTGACCTCTCAGAGCTGGATGTCAGTGACTTAGACGCAGACAGTTTCCTGGGCGGCCTCAAATGGTACAGTGACCAATCAGAGATCATTTCTGCTCAGTATGGGAACGAAGCGTCCAATCTTTTTGAG AAGATAGATGAAGAAAATGAGGCCAACTTGCTGGCAGTGCTTACAGAGACCCTGGACAGCATCCCGGTGGATGAGGACGGATTGCCTTCGTTTGAGGCCCTGGCAGATGGGGACGTGACCAATGCCAGTGACCAGAGCTGTCCCTCCTCTCCCGACGGCTCACCGCGCACCCCAGAGCCCGAGGAGCCTTCCCTG CTGAAGAAACTCCTTCTGGCACCCGCAAACTCCCAGCTCAGCTATAATCAATACACAGGTGGCAAGGCACAGAACCATGCAGCCAGCAGCAACCACCGGATCAGACCACCACCTGCCGTCGTCAAG ACGGAGAGCCCCTGGAACGGCAAAGCAAGAGGGGGCTCCAGCCAACAGAACCGCCCGGTGAGGCGGCCCTGCACCGAGCTGCTGAAATACCTAACCGCCACCGATGACATCCTCCTCCACGCCAAAGCCAGCGAAGCCAAGAGCGCCTGGGGGGGTGCTAGTAGCAGGGACAAGAGTGGCATGGGTCTCGgtgcctcttcttcctcctcttcaccGTCCTCGTCATCCACCTCCTCgttctcctccctctcctccacctcttcctcctcttcctctacCACCTCCAAGAAGAAGCCGGCTGTGCCGTCTcatcaacagcagcagcagcagccgccACAGCAGCATCACCAGCGAGGTGAGAGCCGGGCTGGAGGCGAGTGTAGTATGGCTGGTCTTGGGGCTGGGAAGTGGCAGCGTTGCGCTCACGATGACGGGTTTGAGGAGTCGGAGGGTGCTACTATCCCTGTTGGCCACAGAAGCTCCGCCTGCGGCCATGCCCGCCCCAAACTGGAGCACGGGCCGCCCAGTGAAGAAGGAAGGCCGCCAGGCGATGCGGGCCGCCTGGCCGCCGCTAGGTTTATTAG TGACTACAAGGGATCACCGTTTGAGAACAAAACCACTGAACGCACATTAAGTGTGGAGATTGCTGGAACCCCAG GTTTGACACCACCTACCACGCCCCCACACAAAGCCAGTCAAGAGAATCCTTTCAAAGCATCTCTCAAAACCAAGTTGTCTTCATGTTCCTCCTCGGCCTTGGCATGCAAAAGAGCCAGGCTGAGTGAGTTGGGCCCCGGCGCTCTGGCCCCGGCCCCAGGTGCCTCAGGCAGGGGCCCCACCAGGAAGGGTCCTGAACAGACTGAGCTTTACGCCCAGCTGAGCAAAGCAACCACCACCCTCCCTTACTCCGTCACTCAACACGCAGTGGGGGGCGGCCTTGAGGAGTATCGCAGCACCGGCAACACTAAGCGGGCAACGCCCCGTAACTACAGCGACCATGACTATTGCCAGGCAACAGCTGGTAATAAGAAGGATGGGGGCTCAGCCACTGttaccacaaccacagctgtgaAAATGACATTCACCTCAGGTGCCACTGATGCTCCAGTGCCTGCTGAAGGCAAAGTGGAGAGCAGGCATGTGGAATGTAAGGATTCAGCCATGCCACCGTCATCTTCATCATTTCCTCCATCATCAGCTTCACCTGGTTTTTTGGCTAAACAGCAGAGTTTTGGGTCTGTGGATGGAGAGGCGGGCCAGGTCCGGGGGTTAGGGGAGCACGCCCTCACACAAACCGCTCAGATCCCCTCACAAGAGGCCACTATTGACAGGGACCAACACAATCTTTGCGCCACCAGCCGAAAGCTCCTGTGCGACCAGGAAATCCGAGCAGAACTTAACAAGCACTTTGGCTACCCTTTGCAAGCCCTCTACACCCCGGGTGGCCAGGAGAAAGAATCAAGCAGCAAAACGAACAATGCTACAGCTCCTCAGTCCCTCGAGGGGGGAGAGAATGACTGCTACCCCCAGAGGCTGCCTGCCTCCAGCTACCTTCACCCGGGGTTTCTGGCCTTCCACGACGAACTAGAGCTGGACGAGAGCCGTGAAAGTCGCTTCCTCTTTCCATGGGAGGGCACCCCTCTGGATCTACTCTTTGACTGCGCCCCCTGCTCTCCCTCTTCTTCCCCACCATCCAGCTGCTCCCCTTCACGAGGCTCTATCTCTCCACCTTCCTCCCTGCTCCTGTCACCCAGCAGACCTTCCTGCTGGGCCGGCAGCGGGTCCCGCTCTCGTTCCCGTTCCCAGTCTGGGTCCCGCAGCTCCTCTTCACGATACCGCAGGCGCTCTCTCTCCAGCTCACCCGACAGACGCCCGTCCTCCTG gTCTCGTCACAGCACAGATTTGAATGCTTTTCGTTCCAGGAATCACAAGAGCCCCCACCCCCAGCCTCGATCTCCTCTGAGCCGCAGGCCAAG GTATGACAGCTACGAGGAGTACCAGCACGAGAGGCTGAAGAGGGAGGAGTACCGCCGGGACTACGAGAAGCAGGAGTTCGAGAGGGCCGAGCAGCGAGAGAGACAAAGGCAGAAAGCAGTT GAGGAGAGACGAGTGGTGTACGTGGGGCGACTGAGGTCCGACTGCACCCGGACAGAGCTGAAGCGCCGCTTTGAACTCTTCGGTGAAATAGAGGAATGCGCAGTGAACTTGAGGGACGATGG GGACAATTTTGGCTTCATCACGTACCGCTACACTTGTGACGCCTTTGCCGCCCTTGAGAATGGACACACCTTACGCAGGTCAAACGAGCCCCAGTTCGAGCTGTGCTTCGGCGGACAAAAGCAGTTCTGCAAATCACATTACACAGACTTGG ACTCCCATTCAGACGACTTCGATCCAGCCTCCACAAAAAGCAAGTACGACTCCATGGATTTTGACAGTTTGCTGAGGGAGGCCCAGCACAGCCTGAGAAGGTAA
- the ppargc1a gene encoding peroxisome proliferator-activated receptor gamma coactivator 1-alpha isoform X7, which produces MAWDRCNQDSVWRELECAALVGEDQPLCPDLPELDLSELDVSDLDADSFLGGLKWYSDQSEIISAQYGNEASNLFEKIDEENEANLLAVLTETLDSIPVDEDGLPSFEALADGDVTNASDQSCPSSPDGSPRTPEPEEPSLLKKLLLAPANSQLSYNQYTGGKAQNHAASSNHRIRPPPAVVKTESPWNGKARGGSSQQNRPVRRPCTELLKYLTATDDILLHAKASEAKSAWGGASSRDKSGMGLGASSSSSSPSSSSTSSFSSLSSTSSSSSSTTSKKKPAVPSHQQQQQQPPQQHHQRAKPTTLPLPLTPESPNDYKGSPFENKTTERTLSVEIAGTPGLTPPTTPPHKASQENPFKASLKTKLSSCSSSALACKRARLSELGPGALAPAPGASGRGPTRKGPEQTELYAQLSKATTTLPYSVTQHAVGGGLEEYRSTGNTKRATPRNYSDHDYCQATAGNKKDGGSATVTTTTAVKMTFTSGATDAPVPAEGKVESRHVECKDSAMPPSSSSFPPSSASPGFLAKQQSFGSVDGEAGQVRGLGEHALTQTAQIPSQEATIDRDQHNLCATSRKLLCDQEIRAELNKHFGYPLQALYTPGGQEKESSSKTNNATAPQSLEGGENDCYPQRLPASSYLHPGFLAFHDELELDESRESRFLFPWEGTPLDLLFDCAPCSPSSSPPSSCSPSRGSISPPSSLLLSPSRPSCWAGSGSRSRSRSQSGSRSSSSRYRRRSLSSSPDRRPSSWSRHSTDLNAFRSRNHKSPHPQPRSPLSRRPRYDSYEEYQHERLKREEYRRDYEKQEFERAEQRERQRQKAVEERRVVYVGRLRSDCTRTELKRRFELFGEIEECAVNLRDDGDNFGFITYRYTCDAFAALENGHTLRRSNEPQFELCFGGQKQFCKSHYTDLDSHSDDFDPASTKSKYDSMDFDSLLREAQHSLRR; this is translated from the exons ATGGCGTGGGACAGGTGTAACCAGGACTCGGTGTGGAGAGAATTAGAG TGTGCTGCCTTGGTTGGTGAAGACCAGCCCCTCTGCCCAGACTTACCTGAACTTGACCTCTCAGAGCTGGATGTCAGTGACTTAGACGCAGACAGTTTCCTGGGCGGCCTCAAATGGTACAGTGACCAATCAGAGATCATTTCTGCTCAGTATGGGAACGAAGCGTCCAATCTTTTTGAG AAGATAGATGAAGAAAATGAGGCCAACTTGCTGGCAGTGCTTACAGAGACCCTGGACAGCATCCCGGTGGATGAGGACGGATTGCCTTCGTTTGAGGCCCTGGCAGATGGGGACGTGACCAATGCCAGTGACCAGAGCTGTCCCTCCTCTCCCGACGGCTCACCGCGCACCCCAGAGCCCGAGGAGCCTTCCCTG CTGAAGAAACTCCTTCTGGCACCCGCAAACTCCCAGCTCAGCTATAATCAATACACAGGTGGCAAGGCACAGAACCATGCAGCCAGCAGCAACCACCGGATCAGACCACCACCTGCCGTCGTCAAG ACGGAGAGCCCCTGGAACGGCAAAGCAAGAGGGGGCTCCAGCCAACAGAACCGCCCGGTGAGGCGGCCCTGCACCGAGCTGCTGAAATACCTAACCGCCACCGATGACATCCTCCTCCACGCCAAAGCCAGCGAAGCCAAGAGCGCCTGGGGGGGTGCTAGTAGCAGGGACAAGAGTGGCATGGGTCTCGgtgcctcttcttcctcctcttcaccGTCCTCGTCATCCACCTCCTCgttctcctccctctcctccacctcttcctcctcttcctctacCACCTCCAAGAAGAAGCCGGCTGTGCCGTCTcatcaacagcagcagcagcagccgccACAGCAGCATCACCAGCGAG CCAAACCAACCACCTTGCCACTTCCTTTGACCCCAGAGTCTCCAAA TGACTACAAGGGATCACCGTTTGAGAACAAAACCACTGAACGCACATTAAGTGTGGAGATTGCTGGAACCCCAG GTTTGACACCACCTACCACGCCCCCACACAAAGCCAGTCAAGAGAATCCTTTCAAAGCATCTCTCAAAACCAAGTTGTCTTCATGTTCCTCCTCGGCCTTGGCATGCAAAAGAGCCAGGCTGAGTGAGTTGGGCCCCGGCGCTCTGGCCCCGGCCCCAGGTGCCTCAGGCAGGGGCCCCACCAGGAAGGGTCCTGAACAGACTGAGCTTTACGCCCAGCTGAGCAAAGCAACCACCACCCTCCCTTACTCCGTCACTCAACACGCAGTGGGGGGCGGCCTTGAGGAGTATCGCAGCACCGGCAACACTAAGCGGGCAACGCCCCGTAACTACAGCGACCATGACTATTGCCAGGCAACAGCTGGTAATAAGAAGGATGGGGGCTCAGCCACTGttaccacaaccacagctgtgaAAATGACATTCACCTCAGGTGCCACTGATGCTCCAGTGCCTGCTGAAGGCAAAGTGGAGAGCAGGCATGTGGAATGTAAGGATTCAGCCATGCCACCGTCATCTTCATCATTTCCTCCATCATCAGCTTCACCTGGTTTTTTGGCTAAACAGCAGAGTTTTGGGTCTGTGGATGGAGAGGCGGGCCAGGTCCGGGGGTTAGGGGAGCACGCCCTCACACAAACCGCTCAGATCCCCTCACAAGAGGCCACTATTGACAGGGACCAACACAATCTTTGCGCCACCAGCCGAAAGCTCCTGTGCGACCAGGAAATCCGAGCAGAACTTAACAAGCACTTTGGCTACCCTTTGCAAGCCCTCTACACCCCGGGTGGCCAGGAGAAAGAATCAAGCAGCAAAACGAACAATGCTACAGCTCCTCAGTCCCTCGAGGGGGGAGAGAATGACTGCTACCCCCAGAGGCTGCCTGCCTCCAGCTACCTTCACCCGGGGTTTCTGGCCTTCCACGACGAACTAGAGCTGGACGAGAGCCGTGAAAGTCGCTTCCTCTTTCCATGGGAGGGCACCCCTCTGGATCTACTCTTTGACTGCGCCCCCTGCTCTCCCTCTTCTTCCCCACCATCCAGCTGCTCCCCTTCACGAGGCTCTATCTCTCCACCTTCCTCCCTGCTCCTGTCACCCAGCAGACCTTCCTGCTGGGCCGGCAGCGGGTCCCGCTCTCGTTCCCGTTCCCAGTCTGGGTCCCGCAGCTCCTCTTCACGATACCGCAGGCGCTCTCTCTCCAGCTCACCCGACAGACGCCCGTCCTCCTG gTCTCGTCACAGCACAGATTTGAATGCTTTTCGTTCCAGGAATCACAAGAGCCCCCACCCCCAGCCTCGATCTCCTCTGAGCCGCAGGCCAAG GTATGACAGCTACGAGGAGTACCAGCACGAGAGGCTGAAGAGGGAGGAGTACCGCCGGGACTACGAGAAGCAGGAGTTCGAGAGGGCCGAGCAGCGAGAGAGACAAAGGCAGAAAGCAGTT GAGGAGAGACGAGTGGTGTACGTGGGGCGACTGAGGTCCGACTGCACCCGGACAGAGCTGAAGCGCCGCTTTGAACTCTTCGGTGAAATAGAGGAATGCGCAGTGAACTTGAGGGACGATGG GGACAATTTTGGCTTCATCACGTACCGCTACACTTGTGACGCCTTTGCCGCCCTTGAGAATGGACACACCTTACGCAGGTCAAACGAGCCCCAGTTCGAGCTGTGCTTCGGCGGACAAAAGCAGTTCTGCAAATCACATTACACAGACTTGG ACTCCCATTCAGACGACTTCGATCCAGCCTCCACAAAAAGCAAGTACGACTCCATGGATTTTGACAGTTTGCTGAGGGAGGCCCAGCACAGCCTGAGAAGGTAA
- the ppargc1a gene encoding peroxisome proliferator-activated receptor gamma coactivator 1-alpha isoform X1: MDGYGRTEDELFSSCLVNLTWETCYEQCAALVGEDQPLCPDLPELDLSELDVSDLDADSFLGGLKWYSDQSEIISAQYGNEASNLFEKIDEENEANLLAVLTETLDSIPVDEDGLPSFEALADGDVTNASDQSCPSSPDGSPRTPEPEEPSLLKKLLLAPANSQLSYNQYTGGKAQNHAASSNHRIRPPPAVVKTESPWNGKARGGSSQQNRPVRRPCTELLKYLTATDDILLHAKASEAKSAWGGASSRDKSGMGLGASSSSSSPSSSSTSSFSSLSSTSSSSSSTTSKKKPAVPSHQQQQQQPPQQHHQRGESRAGGECSMAGLGAGKWQRCAHDDGFEESEGATIPVGHRSSACGHARPKLEHGPPSEEGRPPGDAGRLAAARFISDYKGSPFENKTTERTLSVEIAGTPGLTPPTTPPHKASQENPFKASLKTKLSSCSSSALACKRARLSELGPGALAPAPGASGRGPTRKGPEQTELYAQLSKATTTLPYSVTQHAVGGGLEEYRSTGNTKRATPRNYSDHDYCQATAGNKKDGGSATVTTTTAVKMTFTSGATDAPVPAEGKVESRHVECKDSAMPPSSSSFPPSSASPGFLAKQQSFGSVDGEAGQVRGLGEHALTQTAQIPSQEATIDRDQHNLCATSRKLLCDQEIRAELNKHFGYPLQALYTPGGQEKESSSKTNNATAPQSLEGGENDCYPQRLPASSYLHPGFLAFHDELELDESRESRFLFPWEGTPLDLLFDCAPCSPSSSPPSSCSPSRGSISPPSSLLLSPSRPSCWAGSGSRSRSRSQSGSRSSSSRYRRRSLSSSPDRRPSSWSRHSTDLNAFRSRNHKSPHPQPRSPLSRRPRYDSYEEYQHERLKREEYRRDYEKQEFERAEQRERQRQKAVEERRVVYVGRLRSDCTRTELKRRFELFGEIEECAVNLRDDGDNFGFITYRYTCDAFAALENGHTLRRSNEPQFELCFGGQKQFCKSHYTDLDSHSDDFDPASTKSKYDSMDFDSLLREAQHSLRR, encoded by the exons TGTGCTGCCTTGGTTGGTGAAGACCAGCCCCTCTGCCCAGACTTACCTGAACTTGACCTCTCAGAGCTGGATGTCAGTGACTTAGACGCAGACAGTTTCCTGGGCGGCCTCAAATGGTACAGTGACCAATCAGAGATCATTTCTGCTCAGTATGGGAACGAAGCGTCCAATCTTTTTGAG AAGATAGATGAAGAAAATGAGGCCAACTTGCTGGCAGTGCTTACAGAGACCCTGGACAGCATCCCGGTGGATGAGGACGGATTGCCTTCGTTTGAGGCCCTGGCAGATGGGGACGTGACCAATGCCAGTGACCAGAGCTGTCCCTCCTCTCCCGACGGCTCACCGCGCACCCCAGAGCCCGAGGAGCCTTCCCTG CTGAAGAAACTCCTTCTGGCACCCGCAAACTCCCAGCTCAGCTATAATCAATACACAGGTGGCAAGGCACAGAACCATGCAGCCAGCAGCAACCACCGGATCAGACCACCACCTGCCGTCGTCAAG ACGGAGAGCCCCTGGAACGGCAAAGCAAGAGGGGGCTCCAGCCAACAGAACCGCCCGGTGAGGCGGCCCTGCACCGAGCTGCTGAAATACCTAACCGCCACCGATGACATCCTCCTCCACGCCAAAGCCAGCGAAGCCAAGAGCGCCTGGGGGGGTGCTAGTAGCAGGGACAAGAGTGGCATGGGTCTCGgtgcctcttcttcctcctcttcaccGTCCTCGTCATCCACCTCCTCgttctcctccctctcctccacctcttcctcctcttcctctacCACCTCCAAGAAGAAGCCGGCTGTGCCGTCTcatcaacagcagcagcagcagccgccACAGCAGCATCACCAGCGAGGTGAGAGCCGGGCTGGAGGCGAGTGTAGTATGGCTGGTCTTGGGGCTGGGAAGTGGCAGCGTTGCGCTCACGATGACGGGTTTGAGGAGTCGGAGGGTGCTACTATCCCTGTTGGCCACAGAAGCTCCGCCTGCGGCCATGCCCGCCCCAAACTGGAGCACGGGCCGCCCAGTGAAGAAGGAAGGCCGCCAGGCGATGCGGGCCGCCTGGCCGCCGCTAGGTTTATTAG TGACTACAAGGGATCACCGTTTGAGAACAAAACCACTGAACGCACATTAAGTGTGGAGATTGCTGGAACCCCAG GTTTGACACCACCTACCACGCCCCCACACAAAGCCAGTCAAGAGAATCCTTTCAAAGCATCTCTCAAAACCAAGTTGTCTTCATGTTCCTCCTCGGCCTTGGCATGCAAAAGAGCCAGGCTGAGTGAGTTGGGCCCCGGCGCTCTGGCCCCGGCCCCAGGTGCCTCAGGCAGGGGCCCCACCAGGAAGGGTCCTGAACAGACTGAGCTTTACGCCCAGCTGAGCAAAGCAACCACCACCCTCCCTTACTCCGTCACTCAACACGCAGTGGGGGGCGGCCTTGAGGAGTATCGCAGCACCGGCAACACTAAGCGGGCAACGCCCCGTAACTACAGCGACCATGACTATTGCCAGGCAACAGCTGGTAATAAGAAGGATGGGGGCTCAGCCACTGttaccacaaccacagctgtgaAAATGACATTCACCTCAGGTGCCACTGATGCTCCAGTGCCTGCTGAAGGCAAAGTGGAGAGCAGGCATGTGGAATGTAAGGATTCAGCCATGCCACCGTCATCTTCATCATTTCCTCCATCATCAGCTTCACCTGGTTTTTTGGCTAAACAGCAGAGTTTTGGGTCTGTGGATGGAGAGGCGGGCCAGGTCCGGGGGTTAGGGGAGCACGCCCTCACACAAACCGCTCAGATCCCCTCACAAGAGGCCACTATTGACAGGGACCAACACAATCTTTGCGCCACCAGCCGAAAGCTCCTGTGCGACCAGGAAATCCGAGCAGAACTTAACAAGCACTTTGGCTACCCTTTGCAAGCCCTCTACACCCCGGGTGGCCAGGAGAAAGAATCAAGCAGCAAAACGAACAATGCTACAGCTCCTCAGTCCCTCGAGGGGGGAGAGAATGACTGCTACCCCCAGAGGCTGCCTGCCTCCAGCTACCTTCACCCGGGGTTTCTGGCCTTCCACGACGAACTAGAGCTGGACGAGAGCCGTGAAAGTCGCTTCCTCTTTCCATGGGAGGGCACCCCTCTGGATCTACTCTTTGACTGCGCCCCCTGCTCTCCCTCTTCTTCCCCACCATCCAGCTGCTCCCCTTCACGAGGCTCTATCTCTCCACCTTCCTCCCTGCTCCTGTCACCCAGCAGACCTTCCTGCTGGGCCGGCAGCGGGTCCCGCTCTCGTTCCCGTTCCCAGTCTGGGTCCCGCAGCTCCTCTTCACGATACCGCAGGCGCTCTCTCTCCAGCTCACCCGACAGACGCCCGTCCTCCTG gTCTCGTCACAGCACAGATTTGAATGCTTTTCGTTCCAGGAATCACAAGAGCCCCCACCCCCAGCCTCGATCTCCTCTGAGCCGCAGGCCAAG GTATGACAGCTACGAGGAGTACCAGCACGAGAGGCTGAAGAGGGAGGAGTACCGCCGGGACTACGAGAAGCAGGAGTTCGAGAGGGCCGAGCAGCGAGAGAGACAAAGGCAGAAAGCAGTT GAGGAGAGACGAGTGGTGTACGTGGGGCGACTGAGGTCCGACTGCACCCGGACAGAGCTGAAGCGCCGCTTTGAACTCTTCGGTGAAATAGAGGAATGCGCAGTGAACTTGAGGGACGATGG GGACAATTTTGGCTTCATCACGTACCGCTACACTTGTGACGCCTTTGCCGCCCTTGAGAATGGACACACCTTACGCAGGTCAAACGAGCCCCAGTTCGAGCTGTGCTTCGGCGGACAAAAGCAGTTCTGCAAATCACATTACACAGACTTGG ACTCCCATTCAGACGACTTCGATCCAGCCTCCACAAAAAGCAAGTACGACTCCATGGATTTTGACAGTTTGCTGAGGGAGGCCCAGCACAGCCTGAGAAGGTAA